A part of Geothermobacter hydrogeniphilus genomic DNA contains:
- a CDS encoding (4Fe-4S)-binding protein: protein MTSKKKTIKNIKIDVDKCNGCRACEVICSSFHAMPKYSSNNPARSRIRVIHDPLRDIYVPVYAGEYAVAECAGRDKYVIDGKEYDECAFCRAACPSREEFKEPDSGLPLKCDMCEGEDEPLCVKWCLVDALTYEEREEEVVVEEEDTPDEIEIGLETLINKHGLDKLLDTVEQLAKDKS, encoded by the coding sequence GTGACCAGCAAAAAGAAGACCATCAAGAACATCAAGATCGACGTCGACAAATGCAACGGCTGCCGGGCCTGCGAGGTGATCTGCTCATCCTTCCACGCGATGCCGAAATACAGCAGCAACAACCCGGCCCGCTCACGCATCCGGGTGATCCATGACCCGTTGCGGGACATCTACGTGCCGGTCTACGCCGGGGAATACGCCGTCGCCGAATGCGCCGGACGCGACAAGTACGTCATCGACGGCAAGGAATACGACGAGTGCGCCTTCTGCCGCGCCGCCTGCCCCTCGCGGGAGGAGTTCAAGGAGCCCGACTCCGGCCTGCCGCTGAAGTGCGACATGTGCGAAGGGGAGGACGAACCGCTGTGCGTCAAGTGGTGCCTGGTCGACGCCCTGACCTACGAGGAGCGGGAAGAAGAGGTCGTCGTCGAGGAAGAGGACACGCCGGATGAAATCGAAATCGGCCTCGAGACCCTGATCAACAAACACGGCCTCGACAAGCTCCTCGACACGGTGGAACAGCTGGCGAAAGACAAAAGCTGA
- a CDS encoding (Fe-S)-binding protein: METVAPEQEIVEVIKENGGDSFKYCYQCGLCDAVCPWNRVRDFSMRKIVRQATFGLTEIDQEEMWRCTTCGTCPQRCPRGVNQIEAGVALRKLAAEYDVYPGNVAPVQTVIANLTSQGNSLGGDREQRAEWAKGLPVKPYAEGMEILYFTGCYLSYDPRMRQVATATAAILNKAGVDFGILGAAENCCGESIRKTGNEDLFKRLAKDNIKAFIDHGVKRVLVSSPHCYHTFRNEYPEFMVNFEVVFISELIAELINDGRLKLNGEYPKKITYHDPCYLGRHNGVYDAPREVLGKVPGLELNEMADSRENSLCCGGGGGHIWMETPKEDRFSDLRVRQAVEVGAEVLVTSCPYCITNFTDSSLDLDESEALEIRDLTEIIQAVL; encoded by the coding sequence GTGGAAACAGTAGCTCCCGAACAGGAAATCGTCGAGGTCATCAAGGAAAACGGCGGTGACTCATTCAAGTACTGCTATCAGTGCGGTCTGTGCGACGCGGTCTGCCCGTGGAACCGGGTGCGCGATTTCAGCATGCGCAAGATCGTCCGCCAGGCGACCTTCGGCCTGACCGAGATCGACCAGGAGGAGATGTGGCGCTGCACCACCTGCGGCACCTGTCCGCAGCGCTGCCCGCGCGGCGTGAACCAGATCGAGGCCGGGGTCGCCCTGCGCAAGCTCGCTGCCGAATATGATGTCTACCCGGGCAATGTCGCCCCGGTGCAGACCGTCATCGCCAACCTCACATCCCAGGGCAATTCCCTCGGCGGCGATCGGGAACAGCGCGCCGAATGGGCCAAAGGGCTGCCGGTCAAGCCCTACGCCGAAGGGATGGAAATCCTCTATTTCACCGGCTGCTACCTGAGCTACGATCCGCGCATGCGCCAGGTGGCGACCGCCACCGCCGCCATCCTCAACAAGGCCGGGGTCGATTTCGGCATCCTCGGCGCGGCGGAGAACTGCTGCGGCGAAAGCATCCGCAAGACCGGCAACGAAGACCTGTTCAAGCGCCTGGCCAAGGACAACATCAAGGCCTTCATCGACCATGGCGTCAAGCGGGTACTGGTCTCCTCGCCCCACTGCTACCACACCTTCAGGAACGAATATCCCGAGTTCATGGTCAACTTCGAGGTGGTGTTCATCTCCGAGCTGATCGCCGAACTGATCAACGACGGGCGGCTCAAGCTCAACGGCGAGTACCCGAAAAAGATCACCTACCACGACCCCTGCTACCTCGGCCGCCACAACGGCGTCTATGACGCCCCGCGCGAGGTGCTGGGCAAGGTCCCCGGACTGGAGCTGAACGAGATGGCCGACTCCCGCGAAAACAGCCTCTGCTGCGGGGGCGGCGGCGGCCATATCTGGATGGAGACTCCCAAGGAGGACCGCTTCTCCGACCTGCGCGTCAGGCAGGCGGTCGAGGTCGGCGCCGAGGTACTGGTCACCTCCTGCCCCTACTGCATCACCAACTTTACCGACAGCAGCCTGGACCTGGATGAGAGCGAGGCCCTGGAGATCAGGGACCTCACCGAAATCATTCAGGCGGTGCTCTGA
- a CDS encoding FAD-dependent oxidoreductase gives MANTAVERPALNHSADRNRGDVLIVGGGISGIQASLDLAESGFRVFLVDKSPALGGKMSQLDKTFPTNDCSMCIESPKFIECSRNPNIEIMTYTEVDRVDGEAGDFRVTLTKKPRYIVEEKCTGCNICVDYCPVEIPDPFNQGLSNNKAVHIHFSQAVPLVTYVDPETCLYLKEDKCQICVGACKTNAIDLHQRPEQFEVEVGAILLSPGYDTFDPKLRNDFGYGQMENVVTSLDFERLLCSTGPFEGEVLRPSDHTHPKKIAWIQCVGSRQVIEGGNSYCSAVCCTYTQKQVILAKDHDSGLDATIFHNDIRAYGKDFERFYQRAAKLDDVRFIRSYVTVGREIPESKNVTIRYATFDGGVKEEEFDLVVLSVGLNPPADAERLARTFDIELNEHGFCKTDPANPILTSRKGVFVSGAFQGPMDIPEAVVTASGADALCGRLLSYRRDKLSRERVYPPERDVSEEELKIGVVVCHCGANIGRVVDIPAVVEYASTLKNVSWAGENLFACSTENAKQISDAIVEKGLNRVVLAACTPRTHEPLFRDTCREAGLNQYFFEFANIREHCSWVHSKEKENATQKAKDIIRMSVARAAHLEPLQEFDLPVNKAALVIGGGLAGMTSALNMADQGFEVYLVEKDSDLGGMARRLHYTLEGMDVQAHLQQLIRKVYRNPLIHVATDAEIREVSGYIGNFVTTVDRGGRLQKIAHGIAVVATGAEQHRPDEYLYGENERVLTQLELEGEIVTDSERVANASSLVMIQCVGCREEGRNYCSRICCGQAVKNALKLKERNPEMDIHILYRDMRTYGFKEDYYRQAAERDIKFIRFEPEQKPQVEAVGSGLKITVPDPVLGQQLELEADLLALSAAVIPAESGQELGRMFKVSMNPDGFFQEAHVKLRPVDFAADGVFLCGTAQYPKHIHETINQAYGAAGRAVGILSGDTVTASGAVCDVDEYACISCGACISACNYDAISFVDTPQGRKARVEAVLCKGDGLCNAKCPTGAIYLKHYTDDEIFAQIDEAIS, from the coding sequence ATGGCAAACACTGCAGTCGAAAGACCGGCTTTGAATCATTCCGCGGACAGAAACCGGGGCGACGTGCTGATCGTCGGCGGCGGCATCAGCGGCATCCAGGCCTCCCTCGACCTCGCCGAATCGGGATTCCGGGTTTTCCTGGTCGACAAGTCACCGGCCCTCGGCGGCAAGATGTCGCAGCTGGACAAGACCTTCCCCACCAATGACTGCTCGATGTGCATCGAGTCGCCCAAGTTCATCGAATGCTCGCGCAATCCCAACATCGAGATCATGACCTACACCGAGGTCGACCGGGTCGACGGCGAGGCGGGCGATTTCCGGGTCACGCTGACCAAGAAACCGCGCTACATCGTCGAGGAGAAATGCACCGGCTGCAACATCTGTGTCGATTACTGCCCGGTCGAAATCCCCGATCCCTTCAACCAGGGGTTGTCGAACAACAAGGCGGTGCACATCCACTTCTCCCAGGCGGTGCCGCTGGTCACCTACGTCGATCCCGAGACCTGCCTCTACCTCAAGGAAGACAAGTGCCAGATCTGCGTCGGCGCCTGCAAGACCAACGCCATTGACCTGCACCAGCGGCCGGAACAGTTCGAGGTCGAAGTCGGGGCGATCCTGCTCTCACCCGGCTACGACACCTTCGATCCGAAACTGCGCAACGACTTCGGCTACGGGCAGATGGAGAACGTCGTCACCAGTCTCGATTTCGAGCGGCTGCTCTGCTCCACCGGCCCCTTCGAAGGCGAGGTGCTGCGACCGTCCGACCATACTCACCCGAAGAAGATCGCCTGGATCCAGTGCGTCGGTTCGCGACAGGTGATCGAAGGCGGCAACAGCTACTGCTCGGCGGTCTGCTGCACCTACACCCAGAAGCAGGTGATTCTCGCCAAGGACCATGACAGCGGGCTCGACGCCACCATCTTCCACAATGATATCCGCGCCTACGGCAAGGATTTCGAACGCTTCTACCAGCGCGCCGCGAAGCTCGACGACGTGCGCTTCATCCGCAGCTATGTCACGGTCGGCCGGGAGATCCCGGAGAGCAAGAACGTCACCATCCGCTACGCGACCTTCGACGGCGGGGTCAAGGAGGAGGAGTTCGACCTGGTGGTGCTTTCGGTCGGACTGAATCCCCCGGCCGATGCCGAGCGCCTGGCGCGGACCTTCGACATCGAACTGAACGAGCACGGCTTCTGCAAGACCGACCCGGCCAACCCGATCCTGACCAGCCGCAAGGGAGTGTTCGTCAGCGGCGCCTTCCAGGGCCCGATGGACATCCCCGAGGCGGTGGTCACCGCCAGCGGTGCCGATGCCCTCTGCGGCCGGCTACTCAGCTACCGCCGCGACAAACTGAGCCGCGAACGGGTCTACCCGCCGGAACGGGATGTCTCCGAGGAAGAACTGAAGATCGGGGTGGTGGTCTGTCACTGCGGCGCCAACATCGGCCGGGTGGTCGACATCCCGGCGGTAGTCGAGTACGCCTCGACCCTGAAGAACGTCTCCTGGGCGGGCGAAAACCTGTTCGCCTGCTCCACCGAGAACGCCAAGCAGATCTCCGACGCCATCGTCGAAAAGGGCCTCAACCGGGTGGTGCTGGCGGCGTGTACCCCGCGCACCCATGAGCCGCTGTTCCGCGACACCTGCCGCGAAGCCGGCCTCAACCAGTACTTCTTCGAGTTCGCCAACATCCGCGAACACTGTTCCTGGGTTCACTCCAAGGAGAAGGAGAACGCCACCCAGAAAGCCAAGGACATCATCCGCATGTCGGTGGCGCGGGCCGCGCACCTGGAACCGCTGCAGGAGTTCGATCTGCCGGTCAACAAGGCGGCGCTGGTCATCGGCGGCGGCCTGGCCGGCATGACCAGCGCCCTGAACATGGCCGATCAGGGTTTCGAGGTCTACCTGGTGGAGAAGGACTCCGACCTCGGCGGCATGGCCCGCCGGCTCCACTACACCCTCGAAGGAATGGATGTCCAGGCCCACCTGCAGCAGCTGATCCGCAAGGTCTACCGCAATCCGCTGATCCACGTCGCCACCGACGCCGAGATCCGCGAGGTCTCCGGCTATATCGGCAACTTCGTCACCACCGTCGATCGCGGCGGGCGACTGCAGAAGATCGCCCACGGCATCGCCGTCGTCGCCACCGGGGCCGAACAGCATCGCCCCGACGAATACCTCTACGGCGAGAACGAACGGGTGCTGACCCAGCTGGAACTGGAAGGAGAGATCGTCACCGACAGCGAGCGGGTCGCCAACGCCTCCAGCCTGGTGATGATCCAGTGCGTCGGCTGTCGCGAAGAGGGCCGCAACTACTGCAGCCGGATCTGCTGCGGCCAGGCGGTCAAGAACGCCCTCAAGCTCAAGGAACGCAACCCGGAGATGGATATCCACATCCTTTACCGCGACATGCGCACCTACGGCTTCAAGGAGGATTACTACCGCCAGGCCGCCGAGCGGGACATCAAGTTCATCCGCTTCGAGCCGGAACAGAAACCACAGGTCGAAGCGGTCGGCAGCGGACTGAAGATTACCGTCCCCGACCCGGTGCTGGGTCAGCAGCTGGAGCTGGAAGCCGACCTGCTGGCCCTGTCGGCAGCCGTGATCCCGGCCGAAAGCGGCCAGGAGCTGGGACGAATGTTCAAGGTTTCGATGAATCCCGACGGTTTCTTCCAGGAGGCCCATGTCAAGCTGCGACCGGTCGACTTCGCCGCCGACGGCGTCTTCCTCTGCGGCACCGCCCAGTACCCGAAGCATATCCACGAGACCATCAACCAGGCCTACGGCGCGGCCGGCCGGGCAGTCGGCATCCTCTCGGGAGATACGGTCACCGCCTCGGGCGCGGTCTGCGACGTGGATGAATACGCCTGCATCTCCTGCGGCGCCTGCATCAGCGCCTGCAACTACGACGCGATCAGCTTCGTTGACACCCCGCAGGGACGCAAGGCCCGGGTCGAAGCGGTACTCTGCAAGGGCGACGGGCTCTGCAACGCCAAGTGCCCGACCGGGGCAATCTACCTGAAGCACTACACCGACGATGAAATCTTCGCCCAGATCGACGAGGCGATTTCGTGA
- a CDS encoding aldehyde ferredoxin oxidoreductase N-terminal domain-containing protein → MRYAETGYNLEIDLSRGNIEKVATDPKETELYLGGLGTNAKLIWDRVPPEVEPFSPDNLLIFGAGLLCGTPATGCNRTIVSTISPQTRLLAFSMMGGFWAPELKYAGYDKVVLRGKSPDLVYIWIHDDKVEIRDASHLRGKGAIETAELIKQELNQPKAQVAAIGMAGENRVYYASIEQGRSSASRGGIGAVMGDKGVKAIVVRGTRDLNIARPEEFLGLCNEVLDYIKYREEHPIPGVMPILAGLGSPQEMKVHDEKWHTENFMWGNSRERRKGFWTDEIAKEWTETMEKARTRLISCFNCPMKCGATISMPGLPTYMMKCFTKLTYTMGAFSDLDFGLRIAQKATEYGVDGFSAPQVMAFAIELLENGILSKDDFPGMPEDNEGRFFYLLDMIVRREGIGDLLANGTYWAAKEIGNGAEEFAHNNIKKTEQLPLKLSMLNPIYFLMYSTGEKINITQIEGQFPQAPFPTREAREEFVKDWIQVPDDRFKQYFVDWELRGENSMPFYPTVEMCCDIVDWQERMHYIDDALGQCAGLSSFPLKPPYHIHNYPKFISAGAGIEMDEEKLTAAAKRYRTLVRAINIRRGMRRKDEKPPANHWKKRFPELEEQLLDAYYKLKGWNRDGIPTAESLRELGLDYVSEDFIQRGILGDDEAADPTANQQAATAQ, encoded by the coding sequence ATGAGGTACGCAGAGACAGGCTACAATCTCGAAATCGATCTCTCCCGCGGCAACATCGAAAAGGTTGCCACCGACCCGAAGGAGACCGAACTCTATCTCGGCGGGCTGGGCACCAACGCCAAGCTGATCTGGGACCGGGTCCCTCCCGAAGTGGAGCCCTTTTCCCCCGACAATCTGCTGATCTTCGGCGCCGGCCTGCTCTGCGGAACTCCGGCGACCGGCTGCAACCGCACCATCGTCTCGACCATCTCTCCCCAGACCCGGCTGCTGGCCTTTTCGATGATGGGCGGCTTCTGGGCCCCGGAGCTGAAGTACGCCGGATACGACAAGGTGGTGCTGCGCGGCAAGTCGCCCGATCTGGTTTACATCTGGATCCACGACGACAAGGTCGAAATCCGCGACGCCTCCCACCTGCGCGGCAAGGGCGCGATCGAGACCGCGGAACTGATCAAGCAGGAACTGAACCAGCCCAAGGCCCAGGTGGCGGCGATCGGCATGGCCGGCGAGAACCGGGTCTACTACGCCTCCATCGAACAGGGCCGCTCCAGCGCCAGCCGCGGCGGCATCGGCGCGGTGATGGGCGACAAGGGCGTCAAGGCGATCGTGGTGCGCGGCACCAGGGATCTCAACATCGCCCGGCCGGAGGAATTCCTCGGGCTGTGCAACGAGGTGCTGGACTATATCAAGTACCGCGAGGAGCACCCGATCCCGGGCGTGATGCCGATCCTGGCCGGGCTCGGCTCGCCGCAGGAGATGAAAGTCCACGACGAGAAGTGGCATACCGAAAACTTCATGTGGGGCAACTCCCGGGAGCGGCGCAAGGGCTTCTGGACCGACGAGATCGCCAAAGAGTGGACCGAAACCATGGAGAAGGCCCGCACCCGGCTGATCAGCTGCTTCAACTGCCCGATGAAATGCGGGGCGACCATCTCCATGCCGGGCCTGCCGACCTACATGATGAAATGCTTCACCAAGCTCACCTACACCATGGGCGCCTTCTCCGATCTCGACTTCGGCCTGCGCATCGCCCAGAAGGCCACCGAGTACGGCGTCGACGGCTTCTCCGCCCCGCAGGTGATGGCCTTCGCCATTGAGCTGCTGGAAAACGGCATCCTCAGCAAGGACGATTTCCCCGGCATGCCGGAGGACAACGAGGGCCGCTTCTTCTACCTGCTCGACATGATCGTGCGCCGCGAAGGGATCGGCGACCTGCTCGCCAACGGCACCTACTGGGCGGCGAAGGAAATCGGCAACGGCGCCGAGGAATTCGCCCACAACAACATCAAGAAGACCGAGCAGCTGCCGCTCAAGCTGTCGATGCTCAACCCGATCTACTTCCTGATGTACTCCACCGGCGAGAAGATCAACATCACCCAGATCGAGGGCCAGTTCCCGCAGGCGCCCTTCCCGACCCGGGAAGCCCGCGAGGAGTTCGTCAAGGACTGGATCCAGGTGCCGGACGATCGCTTCAAGCAATATTTCGTCGACTGGGAGCTGCGCGGCGAGAACTCCATGCCCTTCTACCCGACCGTGGAGATGTGCTGCGACATCGTCGACTGGCAGGAGCGGATGCACTACATCGACGACGCCCTCGGCCAGTGCGCCGGGCTGTCCTCCTTCCCGCTGAAACCGCCCTACCACATCCACAACTACCCGAAGTTCATCTCCGCCGGGGCCGGCATCGAAATGGACGAAGAAAAACTGACCGCGGCGGCCAAGCGCTATCGGACCCTGGTGCGGGCGATCAACATCCGCCGCGGCATGCGGCGCAAGGACGAGAAACCGCCGGCAAACCACTGGAAGAAACGCTTCCCCGAACTCGAAGAGCAGCTGCTGGACGCCTATTACAAGCTCAAGGGCTGGAACCGGGACGGTATTCCGACCGCCGAGTCGCTGCGGGAGCTGGGGCTCGATTATGTCAGTGAGGACTTCATCCAGCGGGGCATTCTGGGCGACGACGAAGCCGCGGATCCGACCGCGAACCAGCAAGCCGCAACGGCACAGTAG